The Limnochorda sp. LNt genome includes a region encoding these proteins:
- a CDS encoding YbaK/EbsC family protein — translation MGRRYLPVTVQPDSSSTLPSPVQRVVDALRERGVDFELRRLGASTRTAREAAAAVGCEVGRIVKSLVFVAGDEPVVVLASGAHRVDLGRLEAVLGVPARPASPAQAEAATGFPVGAIPPVGHARPLRVVMDEALLAYPQVWAAAGTAQALFAADPRELRRATRARVAAIGGGG, via the coding sequence ATGGGCCGGAGGTACCTGCCGGTGACGGTCCAACCCGACTCTTCGTCTACCCTGCCGTCTCCCGTGCAGCGGGTGGTCGACGCCCTTCGGGAGCGAGGCGTCGACTTCGAGCTGCGGCGCTTGGGGGCCAGCACGCGGACCGCCAGGGAGGCGGCTGCCGCCGTGGGGTGCGAGGTGGGCCGCATCGTCAAGAGCCTGGTCTTCGTCGCCGGCGACGAGCCGGTGGTGGTGCTGGCCTCGGGCGCCCACCGCGTCGACCTGGGGCGGCTCGAGGCGGTGCTCGGCGTCCCGGCCCGTCCCGCCTCGCCCGCGCAGGCCGAGGCCGCGACGGGCTTCCCCGTCGGGGCCATCCCGCCCGTGGGCCATGCGCGACCGCTGCGGGTCGTGATGGACGAGGCCCTGCTGGCCTACCCGCAGGTCTGGGCGGCTGCCGGTACGGCCCAGGCCCTCTTCGCCGCCGACCCTCGAGAGTTGCGCCGCGCCACGCGAGCCCGGGTGGCGGCCATCGGGGGCGGCGGCTGA
- a CDS encoding metal ABC transporter permease: MSAVEVLQSVWLWLRQPLEYGFMRHALVAVLLVGGVGGLASTFTVVRGTAFFADALAHAVLPGVAVAYLVAGAGSAALFWGALAAALVASAAIHAVARQGHVREETAIGVVMAAALALGVAIISTRRAYAVDLAHVLFGDLLGVGPADLMRAAGLAAVATTLVLALWRPLAIVAFDPVLAVTLRLPVGWLQYGLLALVALTTVLALQTVGATMTLALLVTPGAAARLVARSLGEMAALSVGLAVAGSVAGLYLSYYLAIPSGPAIVLALTAAFAALRAAARR; this comes from the coding sequence GTGAGCGCCGTGGAGGTCCTCCAGTCGGTCTGGCTGTGGCTGCGCCAGCCATTGGAGTACGGCTTCATGCGCCATGCCCTGGTGGCCGTCCTCCTGGTCGGAGGCGTGGGCGGGCTGGCCAGCACGTTCACGGTGGTGAGGGGCACGGCCTTCTTCGCCGATGCCCTGGCGCACGCGGTGCTGCCGGGCGTGGCCGTGGCATACCTGGTGGCCGGGGCGGGCAGCGCGGCCCTGTTCTGGGGTGCGCTGGCGGCAGCCCTCGTCGCATCGGCGGCCATCCACGCGGTGGCGCGGCAAGGCCACGTGCGGGAGGAGACCGCCATCGGCGTGGTGATGGCGGCGGCGCTGGCCCTGGGGGTCGCCATCATCTCGACGCGGCGGGCGTACGCGGTGGACCTGGCCCACGTGCTCTTCGGCGACCTGTTGGGCGTGGGCCCGGCCGACCTGATGCGGGCGGCCGGGCTGGCCGCGGTGGCCACCACTCTCGTGCTGGCGCTGTGGAGGCCGCTGGCCATCGTGGCCTTCGACCCCGTGCTGGCGGTGACGCTGCGGCTGCCGGTCGGATGGCTGCAGTACGGACTGCTGGCGCTGGTGGCGCTGACCACGGTGCTCGCGTTGCAGACGGTAGGCGCCACCATGACGCTCGCGCTGCTGGTGACGCCGGGGGCGGCGGCCCGACTGGTGGCGCGCAGCCTCGGCGAGATGGCCGCCCTCTCGGTGGGACTGGCCGTCGCCGGCTCCGTGGCGGGGCTCTACCTCTCCTACTATCTGGCCATCCCGTCGGGCCCGGCCATCGTCCTGGCGCTGACGGCGGCCTTCGCCGCGTTGCGGGCGGCGGCGCGCCGCTAG
- a CDS encoding metal ABC transporter ATP-binding protein, whose translation MSDEWEPVAGRPVLEVEGLTVAYGPRVVLRDVTFAVFPGERVAVVGPNGAGKSTLFKCIAGLLRPTQGRVALAPRAERGAPALAYAPQQEAVNWHYPASVWDVVMMGRYPFFGLWRRPRPEDRRAVWEALDQVGLAHLARTPIQRLSGGQQQRVFLARALAQGAPLMVLDEPFNAVEEGAQAALVEALSQLRSRGVAVMISTHDLDFVAGSHWFDRVLVLNGRLLAYGPPDRVCARPGGGSPPASWPEPVVCGGRMAP comes from the coding sequence ATGAGCGACGAGTGGGAGCCCGTAGCGGGCCGGCCCGTGCTGGAGGTGGAGGGACTGACCGTCGCCTACGGCCCCCGGGTCGTCCTGCGGGACGTCACGTTCGCCGTCTTCCCGGGGGAGCGGGTGGCCGTGGTGGGGCCCAACGGCGCCGGCAAGTCCACGCTGTTCAAGTGCATCGCGGGGCTGCTGCGGCCGACGCAGGGGCGCGTCGCCCTCGCCCCGCGGGCCGAGCGTGGCGCCCCGGCCCTGGCCTATGCGCCGCAGCAGGAGGCCGTCAACTGGCACTACCCTGCTTCGGTGTGGGACGTGGTCATGATGGGGCGCTATCCCTTCTTCGGCCTCTGGCGCCGCCCGCGCCCCGAGGACCGGCGGGCCGTGTGGGAGGCCCTCGACCAGGTGGGGCTCGCCCACCTGGCGCGCACACCTATCCAGCGCCTGTCGGGCGGTCAGCAGCAGCGGGTCTTCCTGGCCCGGGCCCTGGCCCAGGGCGCGCCGCTGATGGTGCTCGACGAGCCCTTCAATGCCGTGGAGGAGGGGGCGCAGGCCGCGCTGGTGGAGGCTCTCTCGCAGCTTCGCTCACGTGGGGTGGCGGTCATGATCTCCACCCACGACCTCGACTTCGTGGCGGGCAGCCACTGGTTCGACCGGGTGCTGGTGCTCAACGGGCGGCTGCTGGCCTACGGGCCGCCGGATCGGGTCTGCGCCCGGCCCGGGGGTGGCTCGCCGCCCGCATCGTGGCCCGAGCCGGTCGTCTGCGGGGGGCGGATGGCGCCGTGA
- a CDS encoding metal ABC transporter substrate-binding protein: protein MRQRLKSLLGGAIAALAVGTVAMAASLMAASLEPGARAAAATRRAVTSTTILADLVRQVAGDEWSVVSLLPVGADPHAYQPGPGDAQRLSGADLVVMVGAGLEPASLSRLVAHTPSRATVLELAPRVALRWDDIPAEQGTAAPDGHAHDHDEESEWDPHFWWSVPRVAMAVEVVADSLARIDPAGEAGYRARAAAYHERLQALDAWIRQQVATIPPERRLLVTNHDALGHLAVEYGFTLVGTVLPGTSTLAEASAASTARLLDRIRSLPVGAIFAEATASPVLAERVSRETGLPLVTLYTDSLGPPGSGAETYEGYMRTNVQRIVEALRP, encoded by the coding sequence ATGAGACAGCGTCTCAAGAGCCTGCTCGGCGGGGCCATCGCCGCCCTCGCCGTCGGGACCGTTGCCATGGCCGCCTCGCTCATGGCCGCCTCCCTCGAGCCGGGGGCGCGGGCGGCCGCGGCCACACGGCGCGCCGTCACCTCGACCACCATCCTGGCGGACCTGGTGCGGCAGGTGGCGGGCGACGAGTGGTCCGTGGTCTCCCTGCTCCCCGTGGGGGCGGACCCGCACGCCTACCAGCCAGGCCCCGGCGATGCGCAGCGCCTGTCGGGAGCCGATCTGGTCGTGATGGTCGGGGCGGGGCTGGAGCCGGCGTCGCTGTCACGCCTGGTCGCGCACACCCCGTCGCGGGCGACGGTGCTCGAGCTGGCGCCCCGGGTGGCCCTGCGCTGGGACGATATCCCCGCCGAGCAGGGCACGGCAGCGCCCGACGGGCACGCCCACGACCACGACGAGGAGTCCGAGTGGGATCCCCACTTCTGGTGGAGCGTGCCGCGGGTGGCCATGGCCGTGGAGGTCGTCGCCGACAGCCTCGCCCGCATCGATCCGGCGGGGGAGGCGGGCTACCGCGCCCGGGCCGCGGCCTACCACGAGCGCCTGCAGGCGCTGGATGCGTGGATCCGGCAGCAGGTCGCCACCATCCCGCCCGAGCGGCGGCTGCTGGTCACCAACCACGACGCGCTGGGGCACCTGGCCGTCGAGTACGGCTTCACCCTGGTGGGCACCGTCCTGCCCGGCACCAGTACACTGGCCGAGGCCTCGGCGGCGAGCACCGCCCGGCTGCTCGATCGCATCCGGTCGCTGCCGGTCGGGGCCATCTTCGCGGAGGCGACGGCCTCCCCGGTGCTGGCCGAGCGGGTGAGCCGGGAGACCGGCCTGCCCCTGGTCACCCTCTACACCGACTCGCTGGGGCCGCCGGGCTCCGGGGCCGAGACGTACGAGGGGTACATGCGTACCAACGTCCAGCGGATCGTGGAGGCGTTGCGGCCATGA
- a CDS encoding Fur family transcriptional regulator produces MGDRFIIETMSQSTRPSRHDETQSGVERHGMPSGEREAAGAVMLEALRKAGYRLTAARRAVVEAMQSGEHRSAPEIVAEVQRRHPGVGRATVYRTLAILSRLCAVQPSLLRTAQAHYAAADGGHHHHFICNRCHRVIEFGRCDADALALQLERQWGVRVQGHLLEFYGLCPACAGEG; encoded by the coding sequence GTGGGGGACCGGTTCATAATTGAGACGATGTCTCAATCAACTCGCCCGAGCCGTCACGACGAGACCCAATCCGGCGTCGAGCGCCACGGCATGCCGTCCGGCGAGCGCGAGGCGGCCGGGGCGGTCATGCTGGAGGCGCTGCGCAAGGCCGGCTACCGCCTGACGGCGGCGCGGCGGGCGGTCGTGGAGGCGATGCAATCGGGGGAGCACCGCAGCGCTCCCGAGATCGTCGCCGAGGTGCAGCGCAGGCATCCGGGGGTGGGCCGGGCCACGGTCTACCGGACCCTGGCCATCCTGAGCCGGCTGTGCGCGGTGCAGCCGTCCCTGTTGCGCACGGCCCAGGCCCACTACGCTGCGGCCGATGGGGGCCACCACCACCACTTCATCTGCAACAGGTGCCATCGGGTGATCGAGTTCGGGCGCTGCGACGCCGATGCCCTGGCGCTCCAGCTGGAGCGCCAGTGGGGCGTGAGGGTGCAGGGCCATCTGCTCGAGTTCTACGGGCTTTGCCCGGCGTGCGCGGGCGAGGGGTGA
- a CDS encoding NUDIX hydrolase, translated as MRAPKRMVACITVRGEPRQFPAEALRFRPAAYGIALRDGCVLVARSRFSGRWELPGGAVAPWETLEEGLRREYEEETGLQVSVRAFVGFDQGFVAFFQHAFNSLRFFYRVEAPDVPVRAQLDEVTEVRWVEVAALSDESMAPGHYAFVRRCLAPREERGR; from the coding sequence ATGCGGGCGCCGAAGCGGATGGTGGCGTGCATCACGGTGCGGGGCGAGCCCCGTCAGTTTCCTGCCGAGGCCTTGCGGTTCAGGCCGGCCGCCTACGGCATCGCCTTGCGGGACGGGTGCGTGCTGGTGGCACGATCCCGCTTCTCGGGGCGGTGGGAGCTCCCGGGCGGCGCCGTCGCGCCGTGGGAGACGCTGGAGGAGGGGCTGCGGCGGGAGTACGAGGAGGAGACGGGGCTGCAGGTCTCGGTGAGGGCGTTCGTGGGGTTCGATCAGGGCTTCGTCGCCTTCTTCCAGCACGCCTTCAACTCGTTGCGGTTCTTCTACCGGGTCGAGGCCCCTGACGTCCCGGTCCGGGCGCAGCTCGACGAGGTGACGGAGGTGCGCTGGGTCGAGGTGGCGGCCCTCAGCGACGAGAGCATGGCCCCGGGCCACTACGCCTTCGTCCGCCGCTGCCTGGCACCCCGCGAGGAGCGGGGCCGTTGA
- a CDS encoding zinc-dependent alcohol dehydrogenase has product MKAVQFDVTIPRYVAARLAGRVTPEAYTGPLGAARLRELPVPPLPGPDWALIRTRLGGVCGSDLHTIFLETSPSTSPLASFPFVLGHENVGVIEHLGPEVEGFSVGQRVVVDPVLGCKARGIDPPCPACQRGDYQLCHRFTEGRLAPGTLIGTCRDTGGSWGEYFVAHRSQLLAVPETLSDEAALMAEPFAVALHPVLRWPPTQGQTALVIGAGTVGLGVVAALRALVPGIRVVAVARHRHQADMAARLGADQVVTERGAALDARLASLLDARLLRPILGRPVPVGGADVTYECVGSAASIGDALRFTRAGGRVVLAGLAAMPRGVDWTPIWLKELELRGTYCYGYERLPDGRRIRTMAYALELMAEGRVDLAPMVTHTFPLERWRDAVRTASRKGGSGAIRVALAP; this is encoded by the coding sequence GTGAAGGCCGTCCAGTTCGACGTGACCATCCCCCGCTACGTAGCGGCGCGCCTGGCCGGGCGCGTGACGCCCGAGGCCTACACGGGCCCGCTCGGGGCCGCCCGGCTGCGGGAGCTGCCCGTGCCACCGCTGCCCGGCCCGGACTGGGCCCTGATCCGCACTCGGCTCGGCGGCGTCTGCGGGAGCGATCTCCACACCATCTTCCTGGAGACGAGCCCCTCCACCTCCCCCCTGGCCTCCTTCCCCTTCGTCCTGGGCCACGAGAACGTGGGCGTCATCGAGCACCTGGGCCCCGAGGTCGAGGGCTTCTCGGTCGGGCAGCGGGTCGTCGTGGATCCGGTCCTGGGCTGCAAGGCCCGCGGCATCGACCCGCCGTGCCCTGCCTGCCAGCGGGGCGACTATCAGCTCTGCCATCGCTTCACCGAGGGCAGGCTCGCGCCGGGCACCCTCATCGGCACCTGCCGCGACACGGGCGGGAGCTGGGGGGAGTACTTCGTCGCCCACCGCTCGCAGCTGCTCGCGGTGCCGGAGACGCTCTCCGACGAAGCCGCCCTCATGGCCGAGCCCTTCGCCGTGGCGCTGCACCCCGTGCTGCGCTGGCCGCCGACCCAGGGCCAGACGGCGCTCGTCATCGGCGCGGGCACGGTGGGCCTCGGGGTGGTGGCAGCGCTTCGCGCCCTCGTCCCAGGGATACGGGTGGTGGCGGTCGCGCGTCACCGGCACCAAGCCGACATGGCCGCCCGCCTCGGCGCGGATCAGGTGGTCACCGAGCGGGGGGCGGCGCTGGATGCCCGGCTGGCGTCGCTCCTGGACGCCAGGCTCTTGCGCCCCATCCTGGGCAGGCCCGTGCCCGTGGGCGGCGCCGACGTCACCTACGAGTGCGTGGGCAGCGCCGCCAGCATCGGCGACGCCCTGCGCTTCACGCGTGCCGGCGGGCGGGTGGTGCTGGCCGGACTGGCCGCCATGCCCCGGGGGGTGGACTGGACCCCCATCTGGCTCAAGGAGCTGGAGCTGCGGGGCACCTACTGCTACGGCTACGAGCGCCTGCCCGACGGGCGGCGGATCCGCACCATGGCCTACGCGCTGGAGCTGATGGCAGAGGGCAGGGTGGACCTGGCGCCGATGGTCACCCACACGTTCCCGCTGGAAAGGTGGCGGGACGCGGTCCGCACGGCCAGCCGCAAGGGAGGCTCCGGGGCGATCCGCGTCGCCCTGGCACCCTGA
- a CDS encoding patatin-like phospholipase family protein, producing MTQVRTRPLAPLGLVLSGGGARGAYQAGVLRAVVERLGPSPFAIISGSSIGAIHGAIVAEGIESGDLPGALEALARTWLELRGTVRIQWRGLLSALARLVICGPRPAVWRSVRSLLDHARAVERLCRFLPPQRRLGDYRRVELLVTAADLNAGRPVVFDRSTPDVRVLDAVLASSALPVAFPSRRIGEHWHADGGVFDNAPLAPVIRRGVADVLVVATTPRCGGDGPAPDPHPMPDVFSVLRRLWPVMLDRLLYEDLREARRINEIVAIIEQSPDPDGPVMRRLKAAIGYEKEGRRKRVVGLVEICPGHELDPPGTLGFDDREAIAAAMRAGYDDAHRVLARLGP from the coding sequence GTGACGCAGGTGCGGACCCGACCCCTCGCGCCGCTCGGCCTGGTGCTGAGCGGGGGCGGCGCGAGGGGAGCCTACCAGGCGGGGGTGCTGCGAGCCGTGGTGGAGCGGCTCGGGCCGTCACCCTTCGCGATCATCAGCGGCAGCTCCATCGGGGCGATCCACGGGGCGATCGTGGCCGAGGGCATCGAGTCGGGCGATCTGCCCGGTGCACTGGAGGCCCTGGCGCGCACGTGGCTGGAGCTGCGGGGTACCGTGCGGATCCAGTGGCGGGGGCTCCTGTCGGCGCTGGCGCGGCTGGTGATCTGCGGTCCCAGGCCGGCCGTCTGGCGGTCGGTGCGCTCGCTGCTGGACCACGCCCGTGCCGTGGAGCGTCTCTGCCGTTTCCTCCCGCCGCAGCGTCGCCTGGGCGATTATCGCCGGGTGGAGCTCTTGGTGACCGCCGCGGACCTCAACGCGGGCAGGCCGGTGGTCTTCGACCGCTCGACGCCCGACGTGCGGGTGCTGGACGCCGTGCTGGCCTCGTCCGCGCTGCCTGTGGCCTTCCCGTCGCGCCGCATTGGGGAGCACTGGCATGCGGACGGCGGCGTCTTCGACAACGCGCCGCTGGCACCCGTCATCCGCCGGGGGGTGGCCGACGTGCTGGTGGTCGCCACCACGCCCCGCTGCGGCGGTGACGGCCCGGCGCCGGATCCCCATCCCATGCCCGACGTCTTCTCGGTGCTGCGCCGCCTCTGGCCGGTGATGCTGGACCGGCTGCTGTACGAGGACCTGCGGGAAGCCCGGCGCATCAACGAGATCGTGGCGATCATCGAGCAGAGCCCCGACCCCGACGGCCCCGTCATGCGCCGGCTCAAGGCGGCCATCGGCTACGAGAAGGAGGGGCGCCGCAAGCGAGTGGTAGGGCTGGTGGAGATCTGCCCCGGCCACGAGCTGGATCCCCCCGGCACGCTGGGCTTCGATGACCGGGAGGCCATCGCGGCGGCCATGCGGGCCGGGTACGACGACGCCCACCGGGTGCTGGCGCGGCTGGGGCCCTAG
- a CDS encoding acyl-CoA dehydrogenase family protein, whose protein sequence is MLDYFDALDLLSPEQRQLQQEMRRFLDAEALPYVREWWERGEFPRHLIARFGELGLLGANLPEQWGCAGLDNVAYGLVMCELERVDSGLRSFASVQGALVMYPIYAYGSDEQRREWLPRLARGEAVGCFGLTEPEGGSDPGTMATRARRDGGDWLLTGVKRWITNGSIADVAVIWARDDEGVVRGFLVPTDRPGFTAREIPHKMSLRASITSELILDDVRVPASAMLPGAEGLRAPLSCLTQARYGIAWGAVGALEAVYTEALEFARSRVTFGQPIASRQLVQAKLAEMVADHTKGLLLAWRLGRLKDEGRLRYTQVSLAKRDNVRAALRAARMAREILGASGVTLEYHAIRHMLNLESVDTYEGTYDIHTLIVGRDVTGLSALE, encoded by the coding sequence GTGTTGGACTACTTCGACGCCCTGGATCTCCTCTCCCCCGAGCAGCGCCAGCTGCAGCAGGAGATGCGGCGGTTCCTGGACGCCGAGGCGCTGCCGTACGTCCGGGAGTGGTGGGAGCGGGGCGAGTTTCCCCGGCACCTCATCGCCCGCTTCGGCGAGCTGGGGCTCCTGGGGGCCAACCTGCCGGAACAGTGGGGGTGCGCCGGTCTCGACAACGTCGCCTACGGCCTCGTCATGTGCGAGCTGGAGCGCGTCGACTCGGGGCTGCGCAGCTTCGCCAGCGTGCAGGGCGCGCTGGTGATGTACCCCATCTACGCCTACGGCTCCGACGAGCAGCGCCGCGAGTGGCTGCCGCGCCTGGCCCGGGGCGAGGCGGTGGGCTGTTTCGGACTGACGGAGCCCGAAGGGGGCTCGGACCCCGGCACCATGGCCACCCGCGCCCGGCGGGACGGCGGCGACTGGCTGCTGACGGGCGTCAAGCGGTGGATCACCAACGGCAGCATCGCCGATGTGGCCGTCATCTGGGCGCGGGACGACGAGGGGGTCGTGCGGGGCTTCCTGGTGCCCACCGACCGACCCGGCTTCACGGCTCGGGAGATCCCCCACAAGATGAGCCTGCGCGCCTCCATCACCTCGGAGCTGATCCTCGACGACGTGCGGGTGCCCGCCTCGGCCATGTTGCCGGGGGCCGAGGGGCTGCGGGCGCCCTTGAGCTGCCTCACCCAGGCACGTTACGGCATCGCCTGGGGGGCCGTGGGCGCCCTGGAGGCGGTCTACACCGAGGCGCTCGAATTCGCCCGGAGCCGGGTCACCTTCGGCCAGCCCATCGCGTCCCGCCAGCTGGTGCAGGCCAAGCTGGCCGAGATGGTGGCCGACCACACCAAGGGTCTCTTGCTGGCCTGGCGCCTGGGTCGTCTCAAGGACGAGGGCAGGCTCCGCTACACGCAGGTCTCGCTGGCCAAGCGCGACAACGTCCGGGCGGCGCTGCGCGCGGCCCGCATGGCCCGCGAGATCCTGGGCGCCTCGGGCGTCACGCTGGAGTACCACGCCATCCGCCACATGCTCAACCTGGAGAGCGTCGACACCTACGAGGGCACCTACGACATCCACACCCTCATCGTGGGTCGGGACGTGACTGGGCTGTCGGCGCTGGAGTGA
- a CDS encoding CaiB/BaiF CoA transferase family protein has translation MEAPLAGIRVLDLSRVLAGPYATQILADLGATVWKVEPPWGDETRGWGPPFVEGESAYFLAVNRGKRSLAIDLKDPRGQALVRELARQADVLVENYKVGDLARYGLDYASLSRLNARLVYASITGFGQDGPRAAEPGYDIALQGMTGIMSVTGEPYGPPTKVGVAWIDVMTGMMAAVGILAALHERERSGRGQHLDLSLLEVGLSAMANLAQSFLVTGVSPRRVGNAHPQIVPYQAFEAADGWLIVAVGNDAQYRRLCEALGRPDLADDERFRTNEGRVRHRDRLVPILSALLRSRPRQAWLEALRQAGVPAAPVYELGEALADPQAVARGVVWRVPHPSLGDLPVVSSPLQRLSRTPAAPAGPPPLLGQHTAAVLAEVLGLSPQTIEELRASRVIVTTSPPARAPG, from the coding sequence ATGGAGGCGCCGCTGGCAGGCATCCGCGTACTCGACCTCTCCCGGGTGCTGGCCGGGCCGTACGCCACCCAGATCCTGGCCGACCTGGGCGCCACGGTCTGGAAGGTGGAGCCCCCCTGGGGCGACGAGACCCGGGGCTGGGGCCCGCCCTTCGTCGAGGGCGAGAGCGCCTACTTCCTCGCCGTCAACCGCGGCAAGCGGAGCCTGGCCATCGACCTCAAGGATCCGCGGGGCCAGGCCCTGGTGCGGGAACTGGCCCGGCAGGCCGACGTGCTGGTGGAGAACTACAAGGTGGGCGACCTGGCCCGCTACGGCCTCGACTACGCGTCGCTGAGCCGGCTCAACGCGCGCCTGGTCTACGCCTCCATCACGGGGTTCGGCCAGGACGGACCCCGAGCTGCCGAGCCCGGCTACGACATCGCCCTGCAGGGCATGACGGGCATCATGAGCGTCACCGGCGAGCCCTACGGGCCCCCCACCAAGGTGGGGGTGGCCTGGATCGACGTGATGACCGGGATGATGGCGGCCGTGGGGATCCTGGCAGCCCTGCACGAGCGCGAGCGTAGCGGGCGGGGCCAGCACCTGGACCTGAGCCTGCTGGAGGTGGGGCTCTCGGCCATGGCCAACCTGGCGCAGAGCTTCCTCGTCACCGGCGTCTCCCCACGCCGCGTCGGCAACGCTCATCCCCAGATCGTACCCTACCAGGCCTTCGAGGCCGCCGACGGATGGCTGATCGTGGCGGTGGGCAACGACGCGCAGTACCGGCGGTTGTGCGAGGCCCTCGGGCGCCCCGACCTGGCCGACGACGAGCGCTTCCGCACCAACGAGGGACGGGTGCGCCACCGGGACCGGCTCGTGCCCATCCTGTCCGCGCTCTTGCGGAGCCGCCCCCGCCAGGCCTGGCTGGAGGCGCTGCGGCAGGCGGGCGTGCCGGCGGCGCCGGTCTACGAGCTGGGCGAGGCGCTGGCCGACCCCCAGGCGGTCGCCCGAGGCGTGGTGTGGCGGGTGCCCCATCCGAGCCTGGGCGATCTGCCAGTCGTCTCAAGCCCCCTGCAGCGTCTGTCGCGTACCCCGGCCGCGCCGGCCGGCCCGCCCCCACTCTTGGGGCAGCACACCGCGGCGGTGCTGGCCGAGGTGCTGGGGCTCTCGCCGCAGACCATCGAGGAGCTCCGAGCCAGCCGCGTCATCGTCACCACCTCGCCGCCCGCCCGGGCGCCGGGGTGA
- a CDS encoding tartrate dehydrogenase, translating into MASAQVHRIAVIPGDGIGHEVVPAALEALEAVAALDGSFRFAFDRFPWGCDHYLETGRMMPPDGLEQLRGYDAILLGAVGHPSVPDHVSLWGLLLPIRRTFEQYVNLRPVKLLRGVTSPLRGRGPDDIDFVVVRENNEGEYSNAGGRLFAGTPHEIVVQESIFTRRGVERIMRFAFELARRHPKRRLTSATKSNGISYTMPFWDEVFREMAARYPDVATDQFHIDALAARFVTHPHHFGVVVGSNLFGDILTDLGAAIAGSIGIAPSANLNPERQYPSMFEPIHGSAPDIAGKGIANPVGQIWSGAMMLEHLGHPRAGRRLLAAIEHALAERGVKTPDLGGSATTREMTQAIVRSLDEVPDP; encoded by the coding sequence GTGGCATCGGCGCAGGTCCACCGCATCGCGGTCATACCTGGCGACGGCATCGGGCACGAGGTCGTCCCCGCGGCCCTCGAGGCGCTCGAAGCGGTCGCCGCCCTGGACGGCTCCTTCCGGTTCGCCTTCGACCGATTCCCGTGGGGGTGCGACCACTACCTCGAGACGGGACGGATGATGCCGCCCGACGGGCTCGAGCAGTTGCGGGGCTACGACGCCATCTTGCTGGGAGCCGTGGGGCACCCCTCGGTGCCGGACCACGTCTCCCTGTGGGGGCTGTTGCTGCCCATCCGGCGCACCTTCGAGCAGTACGTCAACCTGCGGCCCGTCAAGCTCCTGCGGGGCGTCACCAGCCCGCTTCGGGGCCGGGGGCCCGACGACATCGACTTCGTCGTCGTACGGGAGAACAACGAGGGCGAGTACTCCAACGCAGGCGGGCGCCTCTTCGCCGGCACCCCCCACGAGATCGTCGTCCAGGAGTCCATCTTCACCCGCCGGGGCGTCGAGCGGATCATGCGCTTCGCCTTCGAGCTGGCGCGCCGCCATCCCAAGCGGCGGCTCACGTCGGCCACCAAGTCCAACGGCATCAGCTATACCATGCCGTTCTGGGACGAGGTCTTCCGGGAGATGGCCGCCCGCTACCCGGACGTGGCGACGGACCAGTTCCACATCGACGCCCTGGCCGCCCGGTTCGTCACCCATCCCCACCACTTCGGGGTGGTCGTGGGCTCCAACCTCTTCGGTGACATCCTCACCGACCTGGGGGCGGCCATCGCTGGCAGCATCGGCATCGCGCCCTCGGCCAACCTCAACCCCGAGCGCCAGTACCCCTCGATGTTCGAGCCGATCCACGGCTCGGCCCCCGACATCGCCGGCAAGGGCATCGCCAACCCGGTGGGCCAGATCTGGTCCGGGGCCATGATGCTGGAGCACCTGGGTCACCCGAGGGCCGGCCGGCGGCTCCTGGCGGCCATCGAGCACGCCCTCGCCGAGCGAGGGGTCAAGACCCCCGATCTCGGGGGCTCCGCCACCACCCGGGAGATGACGCAGGCCATCGTGCGCTCCCTGGATGAGGTGCCGGACCCTTGA